From the Candidatus Korarchaeum sp. genome, one window contains:
- a CDS encoding M20 family metallo-hydrolase, with the protein ENGGDGEIRKAEFIERLARGMGLHVERVDAEDSRVPSGIRPNIIVRYEGRSGRNIWIVSHMDVVPPGKGWSSDPFKPIIKEGKIYGRGTEDDGQAIISSLYAVKALADLKVRADYGLNLAIVSDEETGSRYGILHLISEGIFSKEDLILVPDAGNKDGTMIEVAEKGILWIRVTVRGKQAHASTPEKGLNAHRIGMKLALAIDDALHSKFNEVDELFDPPVSTFEPTKREGGVENVNTVPGTDIVYFDCRILPRYDIDEVLETAKKIAKAFEVYGADITVEEVERSEPSFTDPESEIVRRIKRAVKLLRGKEAKPMGIGGGTCAAYLRRAGLQAVVWMTTEETAHQPDEYCVIDNMVEDAKVMASLVLDEL; encoded by the coding sequence GAGAACGGGGGAGATGGTGAGATAAGGAAAGCTGAGTTCATAGAGAGGCTAGCGAGGGGCATGGGGCTTCATGTGGAGAGAGTCGATGCTGAGGATAGCAGAGTCCCCTCCGGGATCAGGCCGAACATAATAGTGAGGTATGAGGGGAGGAGCGGGAGGAACATATGGATAGTCAGCCACATGGACGTAGTCCCACCTGGGAAGGGCTGGAGCTCCGATCCCTTCAAGCCCATAATCAAGGAAGGGAAGATATATGGGAGGGGGACTGAGGACGATGGGCAGGCCATAATATCCTCTCTTTACGCTGTGAAGGCTCTAGCGGATCTCAAGGTAAGGGCGGATTACGGCCTGAACCTGGCTATAGTATCCGATGAGGAGACTGGGAGTAGGTACGGGATATTGCACTTGATATCCGAGGGGATATTCTCCAAGGAAGATCTAATACTAGTCCCCGACGCCGGCAATAAGGACGGGACTATGATAGAGGTAGCTGAGAAAGGCATACTCTGGATCAGGGTGACTGTGAGGGGAAAGCAGGCTCACGCGAGCACTCCGGAGAAGGGATTGAACGCCCATAGGATAGGGATGAAGCTCGCTCTAGCAATAGATGATGCCCTCCACTCTAAGTTCAATGAAGTAGATGAGCTCTTCGATCCCCCTGTGAGCACATTCGAGCCCACGAAGAGGGAAGGGGGTGTGGAGAACGTGAACACGGTTCCCGGGACCGATATAGTATACTTCGATTGCAGGATCCTCCCTAGATACGATATAGATGAAGTCCTGGAGACTGCTAAGAAAATAGCGAAGGCTTTCGAGGTTTACGGAGCCGATATAACTGTGGAGGAAGTTGAGAGGAGCGAGCCCTCATTCACGGACCCGGAATCGGAGATAGTCAGGAGGATAAAGAGAGCGGTGAAACTATTGAGGGGGAAGGAAGCCAAGCCGATGGGAATAGGAGGAGGTACGTGTGCTGCTTATCTTAGGAGAGCCGGTCTCCAAGCTGTTGTCTGGATGACGACTGAGGAGACAGCTCATCAACCCGATGAGTATTGCGTAATAGATAATATGGTCGAGGACGCTAAGGTGATGGCATCCCTGGTCCTCGATGAGCTATGA